A single window of Solenopsis invicta isolate M01_SB chromosome 3, UNIL_Sinv_3.0, whole genome shotgun sequence DNA harbors:
- the LOC105203947 gene encoding organic cation transporter protein — MMKGLVSIDPVQEAMGSIGPWHIIIAVAISLVKFPVAWHQLSIVFLAPPTNFSCIAPVSAINESMIMKCEVDVGNGTIEKCTDFKYDKRIFRESIITQWNLVCDRQQLANFAQSCTMLGVLVGNLIFSMMADRIGRKKPLMIAIALQFATGLASAFAPWYELFLVLKFICAVSTGGTMLVSFVLLMEIVGVKWRSIMSVLFHMPFLIGHVMNPLISYLTLTWYGFQMAISIPSVFLLAYYWVIPESPRWLLAMGKHRQAERILLKAAERNKIPEENVNLALETYDNQATIREAKNKEKYNITHLFRTPNLRLKTVYVSINWFVCGICFFGLAQYMGHLDGNIFLNVAVSAAMELPGTVIVLFLISRVSRLKILMGGNILSGVSLLLITLITNANVRIFLASLGLVGMAISFPTVYLYSGEVFPTVVRNVGVGLGSISARIGSIIAPYIATMGTIQPWLPPVIFGLGPIIGAMLCLFLPETMNCELPETIEDAENFGKKKSEEEH; from the exons ATGATGAAAG GTCTCGTATCGATAGACCCTGTTCAAGAAGCCATGGGCTCCATAGGTCCATGGCATATCATCATCGCTGTAGCGATTTCCCTTGTCAAATTTCCAGTAGCTTGGCATCAGCTCTCCATCGTTTTTCTCGCACCGCCCACTAACTTCTCATGTATCGCTCCAGTATCAGCAATCAACGAATCTATGATAATGAAGTGCGAGGTCGACGTTGGGAATGGCACTATAGAGAAGTGCACTGACTTCAAATACGATAAGCGAATATTCCGAGAGAGTATCATAACGCAG tggAATTTAGTATGTGATAGGCAACAATTAGCGAATTTTGCACAATCTTGCACAATGTTGGGTGTGCTCGttggtaatttaatttttagcatGATGGCTGACag aaTTGGTCGAAAAAAACCATTAATGATTGCGATcgcattgcaatttgcaacagGATTGGCGAGTGCATTCGCACCGTGGTACGAATTGTTCCTGGTACTGAAATTTATTTGTGCCGTGTCTACTGGAGGAACAATGCTCGTCAGCTTCGTTTTAC TTATGGAGATTGTTGGAGTCAAATGGAGATCGATTATGTCGGTTCTCTTTCACATGCCATTTTTAATCGGACATGTAATGAATCCTCTGATATCTTATTTGACACTTACGTGGTACGGCTTTCAAATGGCCATTTCAATACCGTCAGTTTTTTTATTAGCGTACTACTG GGTTATTCCGGAATCACCGAGATGGTTACTAGCTATGGGCAAACACAGACAGGCTGAACGAATTTTGCTGAAAGCTGCCGAACGAAACAAGATACCAGAGGAAAATGTAAATCTAGCGCTTGAAACTTATGATAATCAGGCGACAATTCGAGAAGCAAAGAACAAGGAAAAATACAATATCACGCATTTATTTAGAACTCCGAATTTAAGACTGAAAACTGTATATGTTAGTATCAACTGGTTCGTCTGTGGTATATGTTTCTTCGGATTAGCGCAATACATGGGTCATCTCGATGGCAATATATTCCTTAACGTCGCAGTTTCtg CTGCCATGGAATTACCTGGAACTGTAATAGTATTGTTTCTAATATCGCGAGTTTCacgcttaaaaattttaatgggcGGAAATATCTTGTCCGGCGTAAGTTTACTTCTGATAACTCTTATAACCAACGCAAACGTCCGGATATTTTTAGCTTCATTAGGCCTAGTAGGTATGGCTATTAGCTTTCCCACAGTATATCTATATAGTGGTGAAGTATTTCCGACTGTCGTGAGAAATGTTGGCGTTGGTTTGGGAAGCATTTCTGCCAGAATCGGAAGTATAATTGCACCATACATTGCTACAATG GGCACTATCCAACCTTGGCTGCCACCAGTAATATTTGGCTTAGGACCGATAATAGGCGCTATGCTCTGTTTATTTTTACCAGAAACGATGAATTGTGAGTTGCCAGAGACAATAGAAGATGCCGAAAACTTTGGAAA GAAAAAATCTGAGGAAGAACATTGA